In one Heteronotia binoei isolate CCM8104 ecotype False Entrance Well chromosome 1, APGP_CSIRO_Hbin_v1, whole genome shotgun sequence genomic region, the following are encoded:
- the MTA2 gene encoding metastasis-associated protein MTA2 isoform X5, giving the protein MAANMYRVGDYVYFENSSSNPYLVRRIEELNKTANGNVEAKVVCLFRRRDISSSLNSLADSNAREFEEESKQPSVSEQQRHQLKHRELFLSRQFESLPATHIRGKCSVTLLNETDVLSQYLDKEDCFFYSLVFDPVQKTLLADQGEIRVGCKYQAEIPDRLAEGESDNRNQQKMEMKVWDPDNPLTDRQIDQFLVVARAVGTFARALDCSSSIRQPSLHMSAAAASRDITLFHAMDTLQRNGYDLAKAMSTLVPQGGPVLCRDEMEEWSASEAMLFEEALEKYGKDFNDIRQDFLPWKSLASIVQFYYMWKTTDRYIQQKRLKAAEADSKLKQVYIPTYTKPNPNQIISVGSKPGMNGAGFQKGLTCESCHTTQSAQWYAWGPPNMQCRLCASCWIYWKKYGGLKTPTQLEGAARSVTVKSPENILPGAPLPGSHVSARSPEPLAIHDQRQPGQASGQEPADLPAADHQTDPYRAPHVPGYPATTPRRSAPICTHQCQRHQGRVLHSATQSSKDPPQDPSSGAASTGYHRQGTGCAGPPEAKNSPRHQNTHQQKSIDPEQRVGWHRGQTSIREWHSARP; this is encoded by the exons ATGGCGGCTAATATGTACCGGGTGGGCG ATTATGTCTACTTCGAGAATTCCTCTAGTAACCCCTACCTCGTACGCCGCATTGAGGAGCTCAACAAG ACGGCCAATGGCAACGTGGAGGCCAAGGTGGTCTGTCTGTTTCGACGGCGTGATATTTCCAGTAGCCTCAACAGCCTGGCTGACAGCAATGCCC GAGAATTTGAAGAAGAATCCAAACAGCCTTCGGTGTCAGAGCAGCAGCGGCACCAGCTGAAGCACCGGGAGCTTTTCTTGTCTCGGCAGTTTGAATCCCTGCCTGCTACCCACATACG GGGGAAGTGCAGCGTTACCCTGCTCAATGAAACAGACGTCCTTAGCCAGTACCTGGACAAAGAG GATTGTTTCTTCTATTCATTGGTCTTTGACCCTGTTCAGAAGACTCTCCTGGCAGACCAGGGCGAGATTCGAGTAGGCTGCAAGTACCAGGCAGAGATTCCTGACCGGCTGGCAGAAG GAGAGTCCGATAACCGGAATCAGCAGAAGATGGAGATGAAGGTTTGGGACCCCGACAACCCCCTAACAGACCGGCAGATCGACCAGTTCCTCGTGGTGGCTCG GGCCGTTGGCACCTTCGCGCGGGCCCTCGACTGCAGCAGCTCCATCCGGCAGCCCAGTCTTCACATGAGTGCGGCTGCTGCCTCCCGGGATATCACACTG TTCCATGCAATGGATACACTGCAGCGGAACGGCTATGACCTGGCCAAAGCCATGTCTACGTTGGTGCCTCAGGGAGGCCCTGTGCTGTGCAGGGACGAGATGGAGGAGTGGTCTGCTTCGGAAGCGATGCTGTTCGAGGAGGCCCTGGAGAAATACGGCAAAGACTTCAATGACATCCGGCAGGACTTT CTGCCTTGGAAATCCCTGGCCAGCATCGTACAGTTCTACTACATGTGGAAAACTACAGACCGATACATCCAGCAG AAAAGGTTGAAAGCAGCTGAGGCCGACAGCAAGCTGAAGCAGGTGTACATCCCCACCTA CACGAAACCCAACCCGAACCAAATAATCTCGGTGGGCTCCAAGCCTGGCATGAACGGCGCTGGCTTCCAGAAGGGGCTGACCTGCGAGAGCTGCCACA CCACTCAGTCAGCGCAGTGGTATGCCTGGGGTCCCCCCAACATGCAGTGCCGCCTCTGTGCTTCCTGTTGGATCTACTGGAAGAAGTATGGAGGCCTGAAGACCCCGACGCAGCTCGAAGGAGCAGCACGCAGTGTCACGGTAAAGTCCCCTGAGAATATACTACCAG GAGCCCCACTCCCGGGGTCACATGTCTCGGCCAGAAGCCCAGAGCCTCTCGCCATACACGACCAGCGCCAACCGGGCCAAGCTTCTGGCCAAGAACCGGCAgaccttcctgctgcagaccacCAAACTGACCCGTATCGCGCGCCGCATGTGCCGGGATATCCTGCAACCACGCCGCGCCGCTCGGCGCCCATATGCACCCATCAATGCCAACGCCATCAAGGCAGAGT GCTCCATTCGGCTACCCAAAGCAGCAAAGACCCCCCTCAAGATCCATCCTCTGGTGCGGCTTCCACTGGCTACCATCGTCAAGGAACTGG CTGCGCAGGCCCCCCTGAAGCCAAAAACTCCCCGAGGCACCAAAACACCCATCAACAGAAATCAATTGACCCAGAACAGAGGGTTGGCTGGCATCGTGGGCAAACGAGCATACGAGAGT GGCACTCCGCAAGGCCCTGA
- the MTA2 gene encoding metastasis-associated protein MTA2 isoform X4: MAANMYRVGDYVYFENSSSNPYLVRRIEELNKTANGNVEAKVVCLFRRRDISSSLNSLADSNAREFEEESKQPSVSEQQRHQLKHRELFLSRQFESLPATHIRGKCSVTLLNETDVLSQYLDKEDCFFYSLVFDPVQKTLLADQGEIRVGCKYQAEIPDRLAEGESDNRNQQKMEMKVWDPDNPLTDRQIDQFLVVARAVGTFARALDCSSSIRQPSLHMSAAAASRDITLFHAMDTLQRNGYDLAKAMSTLVPQGGPVLCRDEMEEWSASEAMLFEEALEKYGKDFNDIRQDFLPWKSLASIVQFYYMWKTTDRYIQQKRLKAAEADSKLKQVYIPTYTKPNPNQIISVGSKPGMNGAGFQKGLTCESCHTTQSAQWYAWGPPNMQCRLCASCWIYWKKYGGLKTPTQLEGAARSVTEPHSRGHMSRPEAQSLSPYTTSANRAKLLAKNRQTFLLQTTKLTRIARRMCRDILQPRRAARRPYAPINANAIKAECSIRLPKAAKTPLKIHPLVRLPLATIVKELAAQAPLKPKTPRGTKTPINRNQLTQNRGLAGIVGKRAYESGTPQGPESPGDAPCCPPAQLATQGEVGAAPPACGGPAGARAPSPSCQHQRAHHPGRLSTVASLASPLGSL, encoded by the exons ATGGCGGCTAATATGTACCGGGTGGGCG ATTATGTCTACTTCGAGAATTCCTCTAGTAACCCCTACCTCGTACGCCGCATTGAGGAGCTCAACAAG ACGGCCAATGGCAACGTGGAGGCCAAGGTGGTCTGTCTGTTTCGACGGCGTGATATTTCCAGTAGCCTCAACAGCCTGGCTGACAGCAATGCCC GAGAATTTGAAGAAGAATCCAAACAGCCTTCGGTGTCAGAGCAGCAGCGGCACCAGCTGAAGCACCGGGAGCTTTTCTTGTCTCGGCAGTTTGAATCCCTGCCTGCTACCCACATACG GGGGAAGTGCAGCGTTACCCTGCTCAATGAAACAGACGTCCTTAGCCAGTACCTGGACAAAGAG GATTGTTTCTTCTATTCATTGGTCTTTGACCCTGTTCAGAAGACTCTCCTGGCAGACCAGGGCGAGATTCGAGTAGGCTGCAAGTACCAGGCAGAGATTCCTGACCGGCTGGCAGAAG GAGAGTCCGATAACCGGAATCAGCAGAAGATGGAGATGAAGGTTTGGGACCCCGACAACCCCCTAACAGACCGGCAGATCGACCAGTTCCTCGTGGTGGCTCG GGCCGTTGGCACCTTCGCGCGGGCCCTCGACTGCAGCAGCTCCATCCGGCAGCCCAGTCTTCACATGAGTGCGGCTGCTGCCTCCCGGGATATCACACTG TTCCATGCAATGGATACACTGCAGCGGAACGGCTATGACCTGGCCAAAGCCATGTCTACGTTGGTGCCTCAGGGAGGCCCTGTGCTGTGCAGGGACGAGATGGAGGAGTGGTCTGCTTCGGAAGCGATGCTGTTCGAGGAGGCCCTGGAGAAATACGGCAAAGACTTCAATGACATCCGGCAGGACTTT CTGCCTTGGAAATCCCTGGCCAGCATCGTACAGTTCTACTACATGTGGAAAACTACAGACCGATACATCCAGCAG AAAAGGTTGAAAGCAGCTGAGGCCGACAGCAAGCTGAAGCAGGTGTACATCCCCACCTA CACGAAACCCAACCCGAACCAAATAATCTCGGTGGGCTCCAAGCCTGGCATGAACGGCGCTGGCTTCCAGAAGGGGCTGACCTGCGAGAGCTGCCACA CCACTCAGTCAGCGCAGTGGTATGCCTGGGGTCCCCCCAACATGCAGTGCCGCCTCTGTGCTTCCTGTTGGATCTACTGGAAGAAGTATGGAGGCCTGAAGACCCCGACGCAGCTCGAAGGAGCAGCACGCAGTGTCACG GAGCCCCACTCCCGGGGTCACATGTCTCGGCCAGAAGCCCAGAGCCTCTCGCCATACACGACCAGCGCCAACCGGGCCAAGCTTCTGGCCAAGAACCGGCAgaccttcctgctgcagaccacCAAACTGACCCGTATCGCGCGCCGCATGTGCCGGGATATCCTGCAACCACGCCGCGCCGCTCGGCGCCCATATGCACCCATCAATGCCAACGCCATCAAGGCAGAGT GCTCCATTCGGCTACCCAAAGCAGCAAAGACCCCCCTCAAGATCCATCCTCTGGTGCGGCTTCCACTGGCTACCATCGTCAAGGAACTGG CTGCGCAGGCCCCCCTGAAGCCAAAAACTCCCCGAGGCACCAAAACACCCATCAACAGAAATCAATTGACCCAGAACAGAGGGTTGGCTGGCATCGTGGGCAAACGAGCATACGAGAGT GGCACTCCGCAAGGCCCTGAGTCACCTGGAGATGCGCCGTGCTGCCCGCCGGCCCAACTTGCCACTCAAGGTGAAGTCGGTGCTGCCCCTCCGGCCTGTGGTGGCCCCGCTGGTGCCCGTGCCCCCAGCCCATCCTGCCAGCACCAGCGAGCCCATCATCCTGGAAGACTGAGCACTGTCGCTTCTCTGGCATCCCCTCTAGGATCCTTGTAG
- the MTA2 gene encoding metastasis-associated protein MTA2 isoform X3 — MAANMYRVGDYVYFENSSSNPYLVRRIEELNKTANGNVEAKVVCLFRRRDISSSLNSLADSNAREFEEESKQPSVSEQQRHQLKHRELFLSRQFESLPATHIRGKCSVTLLNETDVLSQYLDKEDCFFYSLVFDPVQKTLLADQGEIRVGCKYQAEIPDRLAEGESDNRNQQKMEMKVWDPDNPLTDRQIDQFLVVARAVGTFARALDCSSSIRQPSLHMSAAAASRDITLFHAMDTLQRNGYDLAKAMSTLVPQGGPVLCRDEMEEWSASEAMLFEEALEKYGKDFNDIRQDFLPWKSLASIVQFYYMWKTTDRYIQQKRLKAAEADSKLKQVYIPTYTKPNPNQIISVGSKPGMNGAGFQKGLTCESCHTTQSAQWYAWGPPNMQCRLCASCWIYWKKYGGLKTPTQLEGAARSVTEPHSRGHMSRPEAQSLSPYTTSANRAKLLAKNRQTFLLQTTKLTRIARRMCRDILQPRRAARRPYAPINANAIKAECSIRLPKAAKTPLKIHPLVRLPLATIVKELAAQAPLKPKTPRGTKTPINRNQLTQNRGLAGIVGKRAYESVAGGGLPFSANGRPMTSGMRSSAQPAIKRQKLNPADAPNPVVFVATKDTRALRKALSHLEMRRAARRPNLPLKVKSVLPLRPVVAPLVPVPPAHPASTSEPIILED, encoded by the exons ATGGCGGCTAATATGTACCGGGTGGGCG ATTATGTCTACTTCGAGAATTCCTCTAGTAACCCCTACCTCGTACGCCGCATTGAGGAGCTCAACAAG ACGGCCAATGGCAACGTGGAGGCCAAGGTGGTCTGTCTGTTTCGACGGCGTGATATTTCCAGTAGCCTCAACAGCCTGGCTGACAGCAATGCCC GAGAATTTGAAGAAGAATCCAAACAGCCTTCGGTGTCAGAGCAGCAGCGGCACCAGCTGAAGCACCGGGAGCTTTTCTTGTCTCGGCAGTTTGAATCCCTGCCTGCTACCCACATACG GGGGAAGTGCAGCGTTACCCTGCTCAATGAAACAGACGTCCTTAGCCAGTACCTGGACAAAGAG GATTGTTTCTTCTATTCATTGGTCTTTGACCCTGTTCAGAAGACTCTCCTGGCAGACCAGGGCGAGATTCGAGTAGGCTGCAAGTACCAGGCAGAGATTCCTGACCGGCTGGCAGAAG GAGAGTCCGATAACCGGAATCAGCAGAAGATGGAGATGAAGGTTTGGGACCCCGACAACCCCCTAACAGACCGGCAGATCGACCAGTTCCTCGTGGTGGCTCG GGCCGTTGGCACCTTCGCGCGGGCCCTCGACTGCAGCAGCTCCATCCGGCAGCCCAGTCTTCACATGAGTGCGGCTGCTGCCTCCCGGGATATCACACTG TTCCATGCAATGGATACACTGCAGCGGAACGGCTATGACCTGGCCAAAGCCATGTCTACGTTGGTGCCTCAGGGAGGCCCTGTGCTGTGCAGGGACGAGATGGAGGAGTGGTCTGCTTCGGAAGCGATGCTGTTCGAGGAGGCCCTGGAGAAATACGGCAAAGACTTCAATGACATCCGGCAGGACTTT CTGCCTTGGAAATCCCTGGCCAGCATCGTACAGTTCTACTACATGTGGAAAACTACAGACCGATACATCCAGCAG AAAAGGTTGAAAGCAGCTGAGGCCGACAGCAAGCTGAAGCAGGTGTACATCCCCACCTA CACGAAACCCAACCCGAACCAAATAATCTCGGTGGGCTCCAAGCCTGGCATGAACGGCGCTGGCTTCCAGAAGGGGCTGACCTGCGAGAGCTGCCACA CCACTCAGTCAGCGCAGTGGTATGCCTGGGGTCCCCCCAACATGCAGTGCCGCCTCTGTGCTTCCTGTTGGATCTACTGGAAGAAGTATGGAGGCCTGAAGACCCCGACGCAGCTCGAAGGAGCAGCACGCAGTGTCACG GAGCCCCACTCCCGGGGTCACATGTCTCGGCCAGAAGCCCAGAGCCTCTCGCCATACACGACCAGCGCCAACCGGGCCAAGCTTCTGGCCAAGAACCGGCAgaccttcctgctgcagaccacCAAACTGACCCGTATCGCGCGCCGCATGTGCCGGGATATCCTGCAACCACGCCGCGCCGCTCGGCGCCCATATGCACCCATCAATGCCAACGCCATCAAGGCAGAGT GCTCCATTCGGCTACCCAAAGCAGCAAAGACCCCCCTCAAGATCCATCCTCTGGTGCGGCTTCCACTGGCTACCATCGTCAAGGAACTGG CTGCGCAGGCCCCCCTGAAGCCAAAAACTCCCCGAGGCACCAAAACACCCATCAACAGAAATCAATTGACCCAGAACAGAGGGTTGGCTGGCATCGTGGGCAAACGAGCATACGAGAGT gtggcagggggcGGGCTCCCCTTCTCGGCCAACGGGCGGCCCATGACTTCCGGAATGAGGTCGAGTGCTCAGCCCGCCATCAAGCGTCAGAAGCTGAACCCGGCCGACGCCCCCAACCCTGTCGTTTTTGTGGCAACCAAGGACACCAG GGCACTCCGCAAGGCCCTGAGTCACCTGGAGATGCGCCGTGCTGCCCGCCGGCCCAACTTGCCACTCAAGGTGAAGTCGGTGCTGCCCCTCCGGCCTGTGGTGGCCCCGCTGGTGCCCGTGCCCCCAGCCCATCCTGCCAGCACCAGCGAGCCCATCATCCTGGAAGACTGA
- the MTA2 gene encoding metastasis-associated protein MTA2 isoform X2, with translation MAANMYRVGDYVYFENSSSNPYLVRRIEELNKTANGNVEAKVVCLFRRRDISSSLNSLADSNAQFEEESKQPSVSEQQRHQLKHRELFLSRQFESLPATHIRGKCSVTLLNETDVLSQYLDKEDCFFYSLVFDPVQKTLLADQGEIRVGCKYQAEIPDRLAEGESDNRNQQKMEMKVWDPDNPLTDRQIDQFLVVARAVGTFARALDCSSSIRQPSLHMSAAAASRDITLFHAMDTLQRNGYDLAKAMSTLVPQGGPVLCRDEMEEWSASEAMLFEEALEKYGKDFNDIRQDFLPWKSLASIVQFYYMWKTTDRYIQQKRLKAAEADSKLKQVYIPTYTKPNPNQIISVGSKPGMNGAGFQKGLTCESCHTTQSAQWYAWGPPNMQCRLCASCWIYWKKYGGLKTPTQLEGAARSVTVKSPENILPGAPLPGSHVSARSPEPLAIHDQRQPGQASGQEPADLPAADHQTDPYRAPHVPGYPATTPRRSAPICTHQCQRHQGRVLHSATQSSKDPPQDPSSGAASTGYHRQGTGCAGPPEAKNSPRHQNTHQQKSIDPEQRVGWHRGQTSIRECGRGRAPLLGQRAAHDFRNEVECSARHQASEAEPGRRPQPCRFCGNQGHQGTPQGPESPGDAPCCPPAQLATQGEVGAAPPACGGPAGARAPSPSCQHQRAHHPGRLSTVASLASPLGSL, from the exons ATGGCGGCTAATATGTACCGGGTGGGCG ATTATGTCTACTTCGAGAATTCCTCTAGTAACCCCTACCTCGTACGCCGCATTGAGGAGCTCAACAAG ACGGCCAATGGCAACGTGGAGGCCAAGGTGGTCTGTCTGTTTCGACGGCGTGATATTTCCAGTAGCCTCAACAGCCTGGCTGACAGCAATGCCC AATTTGAAGAAGAATCCAAACAGCCTTCGGTGTCAGAGCAGCAGCGGCACCAGCTGAAGCACCGGGAGCTTTTCTTGTCTCGGCAGTTTGAATCCCTGCCTGCTACCCACATACG GGGGAAGTGCAGCGTTACCCTGCTCAATGAAACAGACGTCCTTAGCCAGTACCTGGACAAAGAG GATTGTTTCTTCTATTCATTGGTCTTTGACCCTGTTCAGAAGACTCTCCTGGCAGACCAGGGCGAGATTCGAGTAGGCTGCAAGTACCAGGCAGAGATTCCTGACCGGCTGGCAGAAG GAGAGTCCGATAACCGGAATCAGCAGAAGATGGAGATGAAGGTTTGGGACCCCGACAACCCCCTAACAGACCGGCAGATCGACCAGTTCCTCGTGGTGGCTCG GGCCGTTGGCACCTTCGCGCGGGCCCTCGACTGCAGCAGCTCCATCCGGCAGCCCAGTCTTCACATGAGTGCGGCTGCTGCCTCCCGGGATATCACACTG TTCCATGCAATGGATACACTGCAGCGGAACGGCTATGACCTGGCCAAAGCCATGTCTACGTTGGTGCCTCAGGGAGGCCCTGTGCTGTGCAGGGACGAGATGGAGGAGTGGTCTGCTTCGGAAGCGATGCTGTTCGAGGAGGCCCTGGAGAAATACGGCAAAGACTTCAATGACATCCGGCAGGACTTT CTGCCTTGGAAATCCCTGGCCAGCATCGTACAGTTCTACTACATGTGGAAAACTACAGACCGATACATCCAGCAG AAAAGGTTGAAAGCAGCTGAGGCCGACAGCAAGCTGAAGCAGGTGTACATCCCCACCTA CACGAAACCCAACCCGAACCAAATAATCTCGGTGGGCTCCAAGCCTGGCATGAACGGCGCTGGCTTCCAGAAGGGGCTGACCTGCGAGAGCTGCCACA CCACTCAGTCAGCGCAGTGGTATGCCTGGGGTCCCCCCAACATGCAGTGCCGCCTCTGTGCTTCCTGTTGGATCTACTGGAAGAAGTATGGAGGCCTGAAGACCCCGACGCAGCTCGAAGGAGCAGCACGCAGTGTCACGGTAAAGTCCCCTGAGAATATACTACCAG GAGCCCCACTCCCGGGGTCACATGTCTCGGCCAGAAGCCCAGAGCCTCTCGCCATACACGACCAGCGCCAACCGGGCCAAGCTTCTGGCCAAGAACCGGCAgaccttcctgctgcagaccacCAAACTGACCCGTATCGCGCGCCGCATGTGCCGGGATATCCTGCAACCACGCCGCGCCGCTCGGCGCCCATATGCACCCATCAATGCCAACGCCATCAAGGCAGAGT GCTCCATTCGGCTACCCAAAGCAGCAAAGACCCCCCTCAAGATCCATCCTCTGGTGCGGCTTCCACTGGCTACCATCGTCAAGGAACTGG CTGCGCAGGCCCCCCTGAAGCCAAAAACTCCCCGAGGCACCAAAACACCCATCAACAGAAATCAATTGACCCAGAACAGAGGGTTGGCTGGCATCGTGGGCAAACGAGCATACGAGAGT gtggcagggggcGGGCTCCCCTTCTCGGCCAACGGGCGGCCCATGACTTCCGGAATGAGGTCGAGTGCTCAGCCCGCCATCAAGCGTCAGAAGCTGAACCCGGCCGACGCCCCCAACCCTGTCGTTTTTGTGGCAACCAAGGACACCAG GGCACTCCGCAAGGCCCTGAGTCACCTGGAGATGCGCCGTGCTGCCCGCCGGCCCAACTTGCCACTCAAGGTGAAGTCGGTGCTGCCCCTCCGGCCTGTGGTGGCCCCGCTGGTGCCCGTGCCCCCAGCCCATCCTGCCAGCACCAGCGAGCCCATCATCCTGGAAGACTGAGCACTGTCGCTTCTCTGGCATCCCCTCTAGGATCCTTGTAG
- the MTA2 gene encoding metastasis-associated protein MTA2 isoform X1 gives MAANMYRVGDYVYFENSSSNPYLVRRIEELNKTANGNVEAKVVCLFRRRDISSSLNSLADSNAREFEEESKQPSVSEQQRHQLKHRELFLSRQFESLPATHIRGKCSVTLLNETDVLSQYLDKEDCFFYSLVFDPVQKTLLADQGEIRVGCKYQAEIPDRLAEGESDNRNQQKMEMKVWDPDNPLTDRQIDQFLVVARAVGTFARALDCSSSIRQPSLHMSAAAASRDITLFHAMDTLQRNGYDLAKAMSTLVPQGGPVLCRDEMEEWSASEAMLFEEALEKYGKDFNDIRQDFLPWKSLASIVQFYYMWKTTDRYIQQKRLKAAEADSKLKQVYIPTYTKPNPNQIISVGSKPGMNGAGFQKGLTCESCHTTQSAQWYAWGPPNMQCRLCASCWIYWKKYGGLKTPTQLEGAARSVTVKSPENILPGAPLPGSHVSARSPEPLAIHDQRQPGQASGQEPADLPAADHQTDPYRAPHVPGYPATTPRRSAPICTHQCQRHQGRVLHSATQSSKDPPQDPSSGAASTGYHRQGTGCAGPPEAKNSPRHQNTHQQKSIDPEQRVGWHRGQTSIRECGRGRAPLLGQRAAHDFRNEVECSARHQASEAEPGRRPQPCRFCGNQGHQGTPQGPESPGDAPCCPPAQLATQGEVGAAPPACGGPAGARAPSPSCQHQRAHHPGRLSTVASLASPLGSL, from the exons ATGGCGGCTAATATGTACCGGGTGGGCG ATTATGTCTACTTCGAGAATTCCTCTAGTAACCCCTACCTCGTACGCCGCATTGAGGAGCTCAACAAG ACGGCCAATGGCAACGTGGAGGCCAAGGTGGTCTGTCTGTTTCGACGGCGTGATATTTCCAGTAGCCTCAACAGCCTGGCTGACAGCAATGCCC GAGAATTTGAAGAAGAATCCAAACAGCCTTCGGTGTCAGAGCAGCAGCGGCACCAGCTGAAGCACCGGGAGCTTTTCTTGTCTCGGCAGTTTGAATCCCTGCCTGCTACCCACATACG GGGGAAGTGCAGCGTTACCCTGCTCAATGAAACAGACGTCCTTAGCCAGTACCTGGACAAAGAG GATTGTTTCTTCTATTCATTGGTCTTTGACCCTGTTCAGAAGACTCTCCTGGCAGACCAGGGCGAGATTCGAGTAGGCTGCAAGTACCAGGCAGAGATTCCTGACCGGCTGGCAGAAG GAGAGTCCGATAACCGGAATCAGCAGAAGATGGAGATGAAGGTTTGGGACCCCGACAACCCCCTAACAGACCGGCAGATCGACCAGTTCCTCGTGGTGGCTCG GGCCGTTGGCACCTTCGCGCGGGCCCTCGACTGCAGCAGCTCCATCCGGCAGCCCAGTCTTCACATGAGTGCGGCTGCTGCCTCCCGGGATATCACACTG TTCCATGCAATGGATACACTGCAGCGGAACGGCTATGACCTGGCCAAAGCCATGTCTACGTTGGTGCCTCAGGGAGGCCCTGTGCTGTGCAGGGACGAGATGGAGGAGTGGTCTGCTTCGGAAGCGATGCTGTTCGAGGAGGCCCTGGAGAAATACGGCAAAGACTTCAATGACATCCGGCAGGACTTT CTGCCTTGGAAATCCCTGGCCAGCATCGTACAGTTCTACTACATGTGGAAAACTACAGACCGATACATCCAGCAG AAAAGGTTGAAAGCAGCTGAGGCCGACAGCAAGCTGAAGCAGGTGTACATCCCCACCTA CACGAAACCCAACCCGAACCAAATAATCTCGGTGGGCTCCAAGCCTGGCATGAACGGCGCTGGCTTCCAGAAGGGGCTGACCTGCGAGAGCTGCCACA CCACTCAGTCAGCGCAGTGGTATGCCTGGGGTCCCCCCAACATGCAGTGCCGCCTCTGTGCTTCCTGTTGGATCTACTGGAAGAAGTATGGAGGCCTGAAGACCCCGACGCAGCTCGAAGGAGCAGCACGCAGTGTCACGGTAAAGTCCCCTGAGAATATACTACCAG GAGCCCCACTCCCGGGGTCACATGTCTCGGCCAGAAGCCCAGAGCCTCTCGCCATACACGACCAGCGCCAACCGGGCCAAGCTTCTGGCCAAGAACCGGCAgaccttcctgctgcagaccacCAAACTGACCCGTATCGCGCGCCGCATGTGCCGGGATATCCTGCAACCACGCCGCGCCGCTCGGCGCCCATATGCACCCATCAATGCCAACGCCATCAAGGCAGAGT GCTCCATTCGGCTACCCAAAGCAGCAAAGACCCCCCTCAAGATCCATCCTCTGGTGCGGCTTCCACTGGCTACCATCGTCAAGGAACTGG CTGCGCAGGCCCCCCTGAAGCCAAAAACTCCCCGAGGCACCAAAACACCCATCAACAGAAATCAATTGACCCAGAACAGAGGGTTGGCTGGCATCGTGGGCAAACGAGCATACGAGAGT gtggcagggggcGGGCTCCCCTTCTCGGCCAACGGGCGGCCCATGACTTCCGGAATGAGGTCGAGTGCTCAGCCCGCCATCAAGCGTCAGAAGCTGAACCCGGCCGACGCCCCCAACCCTGTCGTTTTTGTGGCAACCAAGGACACCAG GGCACTCCGCAAGGCCCTGAGTCACCTGGAGATGCGCCGTGCTGCCCGCCGGCCCAACTTGCCACTCAAGGTGAAGTCGGTGCTGCCCCTCCGGCCTGTGGTGGCCCCGCTGGTGCCCGTGCCCCCAGCCCATCCTGCCAGCACCAGCGAGCCCATCATCCTGGAAGACTGAGCACTGTCGCTTCTCTGGCATCCCCTCTAGGATCCTTGTAG